Genomic window (Campylobacter sp. RM16704):
GAAGCGAATATTTACGATTTTTAGATGAAAGTATGAGTATTTTTGGTTTTGAAACTCCAGCTATGCCTGGTCTTAGAATGGTAGTATTCTCAATTATATTAATATTAGTTATGCTTTTTGCCAGAAGAGGAATAATGGGAGATAAAGAATTAACAGACTTTTTATTTAAGTTTTCTAAAAGGAATAAAAAATGATTTTAGAACTTAAAGAAATCCGTAAAAATTTTGGTGGTGTTACTGCTATAGCTAATACTTCTTTTTCTATTAAAGAAAATGAAATTTTTGGTCTTATAGGGCCAAATGGAGCGGGTAAAACCACACTTTTTAATATTATCACAGGAAATTACAAACCAAGTAGTGGTAAAGTTTTTTTTCTAGGTAAAAAAATTGATCATTTAAAACCACATAAAATAGTTCATTTGGGTATAGCAAGAACTTTTCAAAATATTAGGCTTTTTTCAAGTATGAATGTTTTAGAAAATGTTTTAATTGGTTTTGATAAAAGCATTAAATATAATATTTTTGAAGCATTTTTACATTTAGGAAGATTTTCCAAAGCAGAAAAAAATGCTAAAAAAGCTGCTTATGAAATTTTAGAACAACTCAATATTGCACATTTGGCTGATGAAAAAGCTACAAACTTAAGTTATGGACAACAAAGAAAAGTAGAAATAGCAAGAGCTTTAGCAACTAAACCTAAACTTTTATTACTAGATGAACCTGCTGCTGGTATGAATTCAACTGAAAGTGATGATTTAGCTGAATTGATTTTTAATATAAGGGATAATAAAAATATTAGTGTTTTACTTATTGAACATGATATGAAATTTGTAAATAAACTTTGCGATAGAGTTATGGTGCTTGATTATGGTAAAACTATATTTGAAGGAAAACCTATTGATGCGGTACAAAACCCAGAAGTAATTAGTGCATACTTGGGAGATTTCAATGCTAGTTGTTAAAGATTTACATGTGTATTATGGTTTAATAGAAGCTGTTAAAGGTATAGATTTTACCATAAAAACAGGAAGCATAGTAAGCCTGATAGGCTCCAATGGAGCAGGTAAAACTTCTACACTTAATGCAATGCTAAATTGTGTTAAAAAAACTGGCGAAGTAACTTTTTTAGGCTATGATACTCAAAGACATTTACCACATACTTTAGTACAAAAAGGTATAGCTTTAGTTCCAGAAGGAAGAAGAGTTTTTATTAACCTTACCATAGAAGAGAATTTAAAAATTGGTGCTTTTAATAACGCAGAAAACTACGAACATTTAAAAAATCAAATGTATAGACTTTTTCCAAGATTAAAAGATAAAAAAAATGCGCTAGCAGGAACCTTAAGCGGAGGTGAAGCTCAAATGCTAGCTATTTCAAGAGCCCTTATGAGTGAACCTAAGCTTTTAATGCTTGATGAACCATCTCTAGGACTTGCCCCTAAAATTGTTGGAGAAGTATTTGATATTATTGTTAAATTAAAAGAAGAAGGTATCACTATTTTGCTTGTTGAACAAAACGCTTTTTCGGCTTTAAAAATAAGTGATTACGCCTATGTGCTAGAAAACGGAAAAGTCGCTATGCATGCACCAGCTAAAGATCTTATCGGCGATGATGAGATTAGAAAAAAATACCTAGGAGCCTGAACAAATGTTAAAACAAATTCTAGCCTTTGGAAATATAAAAATTTCTATTTTTTTATTTTTGATTTTTGCATTATTTTGTGCCTTAGCAACTTTTATAGAAAGTGCTTATAATACACCTACAGCATGGGCAATGATCTATGGCACAACTTGGTTTGGATTTATACAATTTATATTAGGACTAAATCTATTAATAGCTCTTTTTAAATATAAAATGTTTAATAAGAAAAAAATACCACTTTTAATTTTTCATATTTCATTTTTATTTATTTTATTAGGCTCTGCAATAACTAGATATATGGGTTTTGAAGGTAATTTGCATATAAGAGAAAATGAGAAAAACAATATAATTGAAACCTCAAAAAGCTATATATATATAGCAACACTAAAAAATGACAAAATTTATAGTGCATCAAAATCCGAATATATAGCAACTTTGCCTTTTGTGAATAATTTTTCTTTTGATTTGATAATGCCAGAAGAAAAAGCTAACATTAGCTATAAAAATTTAATATTAGATGCCAAAGAAATTTATATAGATGACAATGTGTCAGATCCTTTGCTTTCTATTATGATAACTCAAAACAATATTACAGAAGAATTTATACTTCATAAAGGAGATATAGAAAATATAAATGGTATTAATATTGCATTTTTAAATAATTCTGTCGCCAGTCCTTATATTAAAATTGATGAAAATCTAAATCTAACTTCAGATTTTGACTTAAAATATATGTCAATGAGTGATGGAAAAGAAAATATTTTAAAGGCAAAACAGCAAAGTTTAGCAAGTGAGCCAAGATTATATTCTTTTAATGATGTCAATTTAGTTGTAAAATTTGTTTCTTTGCATGGCAAAAAAACCTTAGAAGGTATAAATCAAGCTCAAGATGAAAATTTTTTTATTTGGTTTAAAAATAGTTGGATGGAATTAGGACGTAATGCTTTAATTTCATTATTTGGTGAAGCAAAATATTGGAATAATTCTTTACTAAACAACTTCAAAGACTTTGCCCAAACTACAAAATATATGCCAACACAACTTTCAGAAAATGCTATTAATGTTTTAAAATTAAATGTAACATATAAAGGAGAAAGTAAAGAAGTATTTTTAGCAGAATACAACTCTCCAGTTCGTATTGATGTAGCAGGACAACCTTTCTTTTTAAGATGGGGTCCCAAAGGAATAGAAATGCCTTTTGAAATGTATTTGAAAGATTTTGAATTAGAACGCTATCCAGGTTCAATGTCGCCTATGTCTT
Coding sequences:
- a CDS encoding high-affinity branched-chain amino acid transporter, ATP-binding protein; translated protein: MILELKEIRKNFGGVTAIANTSFSIKENEIFGLIGPNGAGKTTLFNIITGNYKPSSGKVFFLGKKIDHLKPHKIVHLGIARTFQNIRLFSSMNVLENVLIGFDKSIKYNIFEAFLHLGRFSKAEKNAKKAAYEILEQLNIAHLADEKATNLSYGQQRKVEIARALATKPKLLLLDEPAAGMNSTESDDLAELIFNIRDNKNISVLLIEHDMKFVNKLCDRVMVLDYGKTIFEGKPIDAVQNPEVISAYLGDFNASC
- a CDS encoding high-affinity branched-chain amino acid transporter, ATP-binding protein, with the protein product MLVVKDLHVYYGLIEAVKGIDFTIKTGSIVSLIGSNGAGKTSTLNAMLNCVKKTGEVTFLGYDTQRHLPHTLVQKGIALVPEGRRVFINLTIEENLKIGAFNNAENYEHLKNQMYRLFPRLKDKKNALAGTLSGGEAQMLAISRALMSEPKLLMLDEPSLGLAPKIVGEVFDIIVKLKEEGITILLVEQNAFSALKISDYAYVLENGKVAMHAPAKDLIGDDEIRKKYLGA